One segment of Tachyglossus aculeatus isolate mTacAcu1 chromosome 16, mTacAcu1.pri, whole genome shotgun sequence DNA contains the following:
- the CTPS1 gene encoding CTP synthase 1 yields the protein MKYILVTGGVISGIGKGIIASSVGTILKACGLHVTSIKIDPYINIDAGTFSPYEHGEVFVLDDGGEVDLDLGNYERFLDIRLTKDNNLTTGKIYQYVINKERKGDYLGKTVQVVPHITDAIQEWVMRQALIPVDEDGVEPQVCVIELGGTVGDIESMPFIEAFRQFQFKAKRENFCNIHVSLVPQPSSTGEQKTKPTQNSVRELRGLGLSPDLVVCRCSNPLDTSVKEKISMFCHVEPEQVICVHDVSSIYRVPLLLEEQGVLDYFLHRLDLPVERQSRRMLIKWKEMTDRYDRLLETCSIALVGKYTKFSDSYASVIKALEHSALAINHKLEIKYIDSADLEPGTLQEEPVRYHEAWQRLCSANGVLVPGGFGVRGTEGKIQAISWARKQKKPFLGVCLGMQLAVVEFSRNVLGWHDANSTEFDPKTSHPVVVDMPEHNPGHMGGTMRLGKRRTLFQTKTSIMRKLYGDHDFLEERHRHRFEVNPVLKNCLEEQGLKFVGQDEEGERMEIVELDDHPFFVGVQYHPEFLSRPIKPSPPYFGLLLASAGRLSHFLQKGCRLSPRDTYSDRSGSSSPDSEITELKFPSVSQD from the exons ATGAAGTACATCCTGGTGACCGGCGGGGTGATCTCGGGGATCGGGAAGGGGATCATCGCCAGCAGCGTGGGCACGATCCTCAAGGCCTGCGGCCTGCACGTTACCTCGATTAAGATCGATCCGTACATCAACATCGACGCCGGGACTTTCTCTCCCTACGAGCACG GGGAGGTGTTTGTGCTGGACGACGGTGGGGAGGTGGACCTGGACCTGGGGAACTATGAACGTTTCCTGGACATCCGCCTCACGAAGGACAACAACCTGACCACCGGGAAGATCTACCAATACGTCATCAACAAGGAGCGCAAGGGCGACTACCTGGGGAAGACGGTACAAG TGGTGCCCCACATCACGGATGCCATCCAGGAGTGGGTGATGCGGCAGGCGCTCATTCCCGTAGACGAGGATGGCGTGGAGCCACAAGTGTGCGTCATTGAG CTTGGGGGGACGGTGGGGGACATCGAGAGCATGCCGTTCATCGAGGCCTTCCGCCAGTTCCAGTTCAAAGCCAAGAGGGAAAACTTCTGCAACATCCACGTTAGTCTGGTCCCCCAG CCGAGCTCCACGGGCGAGCAGAAGACAAAGCCGACCCAGAACAGCGTACGGGAGCTCAGAGGCCTCGGCCTGTCCCCGGACCTG GTTGTGTGCAGGTGCTCGAACCCTCTCGACACGTCCGTCAAGGAAAAGATTTCCATGTTTTGTCATGTTGAGCCTGAGCAG GTGATCTGCGTCCATGACGTCTCCTCCATCTACCGTGTGCCCCTGCTACTTGAGGAGCAGGGCGTGCTGGACTATTTCCTGCACCGGCTGGACCTCCCTGTGGAGAGGCAGTCCAGAAGGATGCTCATCAAGTGGAAGGAGATGACCGACAG GTACGACCGGCTGCTGGAGACCTGTTCCATCGCCCTCGTCGGCAAATACACCAAGTTCTCGGACTCGTACGCCTCAGTCATCAAGGCCCTGGAGCACTCTGCCCTGGCCATCAACCACAAACTGGAAATTAAG TACATCGATTCTGCCGACCTGGAGCCCGGCACGCTGCAGGAGGAGCCCGTGCGCTATCACGAGGCCTGGCAGAGACTCTGCAGTGCCAA CGGCGTCCTGGTGCCAGGAGGGTTTGGTGTTCGTGGGACCGAAGGGAAGATCCAAGCCATCTCCTGGGCCCGGAAGCAGAAGAAGCCCTTCCTGG GCGTTTGCTTAGGGATGCAGCTGGCCGTCGTCGAGTTTTCTCGCAACGTTTTAGGATGGCACG ATGCAAATTCAACAGAATTTGACCCTAAAACAAGTCATCCAGTG GTGGTGGATATGCCGGAGCACAACCCCGGTCACATGGGGGGGACCATGAGGCTCGGCAAACGCAGAACCCTGTTCCAGACCAAGACCTCCATCATGA GGAAGCTGTACGGCGACCATGACTTTCTGGAGGAGCGACACCGGCACCGCTTTGAG gTGAATCCGGTCTTGAAGAACTGCCTGGAGGAGCAGGGCTTGAAGTTCGTTGGCCAAGACGAGGAGGGCGAGCGGATGGAGATTGTGGAGCTGGATG ACCACCCATTCTTCGTCGGCGTCCAGTACCACCCTGAGTTCCTGTCCAGGCCCATCAAGCCCTCCCCGCCTTACTTTGGCCTCCTGCTAGCCTCCGCCGGGCggctctcccacttcctccagaagggcTGCAGGCTCTCTCCCAG GGACACCTACAGCGACAGAAGCGGGAGCAGCTCCCCCGACTCTGAAATCACCGAGCTGAAgtttccatcagtcagtcaggacTAG
- the LOC119937941 gene encoding zymogen granule membrane protein 16-like: MMKLLLVTLALLGPWGNEVLGQVRLSSFSGPYGTTGGTPFSFSGDHLQGRITGLRVWEQPGGIIRGIQLQYGGSTWSRYYGPGTDVIHEFLLLPGENITQVSGKYQSYIQQLIFITNKGHQFHVGQPAGTSFNALPHRPTATLRYISGQYNSVGLTNVGFHWEMPKKA; this comes from the exons ATGATGAAGCTGCTGCTGGTGACGCTGGCCCTCCTGGGGCCATGGGGCAACGAGGTGCTGG gacaaGTCCGACTCTCCTCGTTTTCTGGGCCTTATGGGACAACAGGAGggacccccttctccttctccgggGACCATCTCCAGGGGCGCATCACAGGCCTGCGGGTCTGGGAGCAGCCAGGAGGCATCATTCGTGG GATCCAGCTGCAGTATGGTGGGAGCACCTGGAGCAGGTACTATGGCCCTGGGACTGATGTCATCCACGAGTTTCTCCTCCTCCCGGGAGAGAACATCACGCAGGTGTCGGGGAAGTACCAAAGCTACATCCAGCAGCTGATCTTCATCACCAACAAAGGGCACCAGTTTCACGTGGGCCAGCCGGCCGGGACCTCTTTCAATGCCCTGCCCCACCGGCCCACGGCCACTCTCCGCTACATCAGCGGCCAGTACAACAGCGTCGGCCTCACCAATGTCGGCTTCCACTGGGAGATGCCCAAGAAGGCCTGA